A portion of the Salmo trutta chromosome 1, fSalTru1.1, whole genome shotgun sequence genome contains these proteins:
- the LOC115199806 gene encoding uncharacterized protein LOC115199806, whose product MDTPMDTHTDTPMDTPMDTPIDSPMDPPWRPPMETPHGHPYGHPHGHPYGPPMETHHGHPYGHPYGPWTPAVQSCICLDRFVAVLFPLSYGQLKDTKYMVSLSAVVLGLTFTYASAKTIWGLHNFEKVFTPTILATFGWMVLCNGAILVALKRSRGSGKDDMHPMKKKAFKMVMSVLSIIVFNYLPPVALFPFQDHYPLDTFRCLVQPVGYAFINISSSIQPIIYLSRLEKIPFLPEAWNKWGSSSKVKEKEVKVDTISPA is encoded by the exons ATGGACACCCCCATGGACACCCATACGGACACCCCTATGGACACCCCCATGGACACCCCTATAGACAGCCCTATGGACCCCCCATGGAGACCCCCCATGGAGACCCCCCATGGACACCCCTATGGACACCCCCATGGACACCCCTATGGACCCCCCATGGAGACACACCATGGACACCCATATGGacacccctatgggccctg GACACCAGCGGTCCAGTCCTGTATCTGTTTGGATCGGTTTGTGGCGGTCCTCTTCCCTCTTTCCTACGGCCAGCTGAAGGACACCAAGTACATGGTGTCTCTCTCGGCGGTGGTCCTGGGGCTGACCTTCACCTACGCCTCCGCCAAGACCATCTGGGGCCTGCACAACTTCGAGAAG GTCTTTACACCGACAATCCTGGCAACGTTTGGCTGGATGGTGTTGTGTAACGGGGCCATCCTGGTGGCCCTGAAGAGGTCCCGCGGCTCCGGGAAGGACGACATGCACCCCATGAAGAAGAAAGCCTTCAAGATGGTGATGTCGGTCCTGTCCATCATCGTGTTCAACTACTTGCCGCCGGTGGCTCTGTTCCCTTTTCAG GACCACTACCCTCTGGATACGTTCCGCTGCCTGGTGCAGCCGGTGGGGTACGCCTTCATTAACATCAGCAGCAGTATCCAGCCCATCATCTACCTCTCTAGACTGGAGAAGATCCCTTTTCTCCCTGAGGCCTGGAACAAGTGGGGCTCCTCCTCCAAGGTGAAAGAAAAGGAGGTGAAGGTGGACACCATCTCGCCTGCCTAA